The stretch of DNA GAAGCTCGACCGAGAttgctccaccaccaccgccatGCCGTCATGCTGCCGAAGGACTCGAGCTACTACTTCACCATCAGTCACTGGATCGAGGAGGTGAAGGTGTCATCAAactgtacatgtgttgaacgcggaggcgtcgtccgttcggcgcttggatcggagttcgtggacggatcgtgattggatcgcgaagacgtttgactacatcaaccacgtttcTTAGTGCTTCTGCTTAGTGATTtataagggtatgtagatgcaatctctCCTCTCGTAGATGTTCATCTCCTAGATCGATCTtggtgagcgtaggaatttttttgtttcccaggcaacgttccccaacacgggccctcttgatggaggtaaaaccttacgtcctgctcttgtttatattgatgaagatgtatcaagtacagagttcatctacctcgagatcgtgaTGTGTGGTCTAACTCTAGGGTAAGGTGAATGATTTTGCGTTGATGTTCCCTCTACGGGCTAAACCCTATGGCTTATATATACGCCAGGGAGGGTATCTAGGGTTACAAGTTCAGTATCTAGGAGCAAGGCGTCAGCAGATATCTTGGAGTATACGTCAAGTCTTCAGTGGAGGTAGTCTTGATCACACCTCCTGCATACGGCCTCCGGAGTCCATCTTGACCAGGAATGAGGGCCCATCGGCCCAACCCGAGGAGAATGAGATGACTAGGTTAGggccccctaatccaggacaccgTCACTGCCCATTCGTCGGGCCGGTCTAGTCTATTCATACATGGCGGTGCAGGCGATGATATACTACATTTATTTTTATTCTTAAGTTAGCACTTTATCCAAGGTTCAACATTTGAGATATTTCGACACTTGAAAAGGAGGTTCCCATAAAGAACTGTTGACACATATAATTGATGGTGACCATTATTGAATAGTTGGTCAAAATAGTCAAATAGATGTGTAGCTTGAATTTTCACCAAGAAAAGTCCAATATGTAAGGACCTGCCACTTCGACTTGCTCATCTATGAGCATTCTCAGTTCAGCCAATAGCCACTTTTCAAGCAATAGAAGCGACCATTAGTGTTCATACCAACTAACAGCAAAGAGCAAAAATCAAATGGTTCACAAGCAGTCTTTTCTTTTGTCATAATGCCAAATAAGCTAGACACACCGAAAAATCAACCAAAAACGACATAAGGACCACCGTGCACCACGCAGTTAGGCTAAAAGCCTGTGAAGCCATTGTTAACCACTTGCAGTAGGAGTAATGCTGTGGGGATGCATACACAACAGTGCACTGCCACTGCTTATTCCGTTTTCCCAACAAAGTACTCTCGTCTATGGGGACTCCATAGTCCATAGCGTACCGGGGGGGAGAAGGGACGGAAGCGAAGGTGGCTGCATGATGAGATCCAGAACATGCATGCACTCATATCATCTCCCACAGGCCAGAGGCCAGAAGTAATTACCATAGCAGCTTAAAGTTACAGTGAGTACAGACAAGAGATTCCATGTGGAAGCCAATCAGAGAGGCGAAGAGGGAGGGGCAATCATGGTCCTCCCTCTTTCTGGCATCTGTCACAAAGTGCTGCATCAGTGAGCGCAAAGACAAGGGCCTGGCACTAGGTAAAATGGTTAAAAGCGCTTGTACCGTGCCACTGACTCGCTGATGGCGCATGTAAGACAGGCAGATGGTAGTACTAAtgacacgcacacacacacacacgcacagcCTTTTCCTTGTGACAATCTTTGCCTTGGCACAGTGATATGTAGATACAGAGGGCCAGGAAAGCTGCATCTGCTGCCGCTGCCGTGCATGCTGCCTCCTCCTGCCCTGGCTTGCTGCTGCTGCGGCAGGGACGAAAGAGACCCAACAGATCACATGGATAGGCTAGCAGAGAATGGATGTACTGTAGCGAACTATAGCCTGAGGCCATCCAAGCCACAGCCATGGGAGCTTGCGGTTGTTGTATTTTTGAAGCTTAAAAGTTTGCATTAAATCCATCCCTTGTGGTTGTTTTGAGCAAGTTCTTTCCCAGGTCCAAACAGGTCTTTAAAAACAAGAGAGGCTGGATAGAAATAACAAGGTTGGATTCGGTTGCACAGCATATAATATAAACATAAAAAGATGTCAAGGGAAGATACTCCACGACAGGCACCAATCAACATCTGCTTATAGTAGTGACAGTAAAGAAAGAAAGATGGAAAGATGATGCTGTGACCAAAAAGGATGGAAAGATGGAGATGGAGTGATAGACTCCTCTCCCCATCCATCATCCATTTATAAGTTTGACAACAACAACATCTAAGGTAGTAGCACCGTTGCTTCTCCCGGGTCCTGAACCCACAGGGCGAAGCAAAGCATCCATGCATACATCAACAAGTGAAAGAAAGAAAGCAAATTAAGCGTGACCTACAGCATCAACTACACCTAATGCAACGCAACACAGAGGCTGGCTGGCTGGCTAACCAGCTAGCTATGTCGCTGCACTCTCACAAAGCCTAATCCTAAGAAGCTCCGAGTGATCTTGAAGCAAAAACCAATGACACGCGCAGCACAAGAGATGGAAAACCAACCGACCAACCAACCAAACGTAGAGTTGCAATCGCCGACTCGTGTGAAGATTTTGCTCCTCCTGGCTACTTGCAATCGCCCGCTCCTACTGTGTGAAGAAGTGGAATCAAACTAGCGCCGGCCTGCAAGAGGATGATGCAGTTCAAGAAAGGGTCGACGGCAATGCAGTAATGGAGAACAGGCAGAATTATAGTACTGCGACTGTACAAGTCAGTCAGGCCATTAGGATTCTCACAGTGATGCAAGTGGAGGAGCTGATGGCTGGCTCATGTCGTTACTGGTACACTGTGGAGGTTGGTTGGTGGTGAAGTCATCTGTCGTCCACTGCTGCTGTCAGTGGTGGGAAGCCGAGGAGACGGACGGCGGCTTGTCGCCATTGCCGCCGTTGTGCTCCTCGTTGCCCTGCATCCTCGCGGGGACGCGGAATCCGGAGAAGCTGACGCCGGGGCCGAACCCGATGGCCGACACGGAGGGGTTCAAGCCCCCttggtgctgctgctgctgctgctgcatcGGGTGGTTGTCGTCAGCTTCGACGGTCTCCGGCCATCCTCGGTCGGAGGGCTGGTTACTGGACTGAAGGGGTCCCCTCTGGAAGAAGAACTGGCTCTGGCCGCTCAGCGCCGCCTGCATATGCGCCGCCTGCTGCGACACGTTGAACAGGTAGCCGCCGGTGCTCCCGCCGCCTGGGTCGGCCACGTTCCACGGCATCATGCGCTGGCTCGCCGCCTGCTCGCCCCACATGGCGCCGCCACCGCCGAATGAGTAGCTGGCCGCACCGGGGAATAGTGCCTGCTGGCCGGTGCCGTTGCCGTCGTGGCCATGCGACCGgtgctgctcctgctgctgctgctgctggtggtggtggtgaaACATAGGGTCTGGTAGAGGCTGCAGTGACAGCCGGAGTTCTTGGCTCTGGCTGCCGGTTCGCGACAAGAGGTCCGGTGTGTAGCCTTGAAAACCCATGGCCGACGAGTGCGCAGCCACAGTGGACGACGACGGCTCCCCGCCCGCGGTCCCGCCCATGGGGAAGAAGGACTTGATCGTGTCGGCGATGGAGTCCGAGTCGAGCGACGGCGGGAGGAAGCTGATGCCGCCCGTGGCTCCTCCGGCGCCGCCAGAGCCGGCGAAGTCGAACGACGAGTGCGCGATGGTGATGGCCTGCGCCTGGTCGTCCGAGTTGTCGGCGGAGTCAGGttgggtggaggaggacggcggcgcggcggcatTGCTGGCGGAGGGGGCGACGGCCGTGGGCTGCCAAGCGGGAAGGGTGTCGAGGTTGTCGATGGCGTCCTTGGCGTTCTTGATGAGCCAATCGACGGCCTTGCTGGGGCGGTCGTAGCCCAGCCGGTCTTGCACGTCGTAGAACTGGATGGCCGTGTGTGCCGACAGCCGCACGCGGCGGTCGCGAGGCCCGCGCGCCGTGCAGACCTTACTGTGCCGGTCCTTCCGCCCGGTGGAGCGCACAATGTGCCCTCCCTGCACCGCCACGATCtccccgcctccgccgcccctcACCCGCGCGGGCGTCGCCGCCGGCACCATCTcgccgcctcgtcctcctcgcgccCGCGTCTGGGACGCCGCGGGCGGCTGTGCCTGCGCCGTGAACTGATGCATGTGATGGTCGGCGCCTCCGAAAGACAGGAGCTGCGTGTGGAGGCCGTGGTGATGGTGGGACTGGCCGGCGTCGCCCATGGGCGCGAGAAGGGCATACTCGGCGGACGAGCCCGGCTGCCTCACGGACGCGGCCTGCAGGTGCGAGAGCTGGAAGACGGGGGCGGGCGGAGGCTCTTGGTCCTGCTGCACTTCTTGGTGCAGCTGCAGCAGCCGGTAGTGGTggtgctgttgctgctgctgctgctgctcctcaTCTGCAGCCTCCTgctgcccgccgccgccacctccacctccacctcctcttcctcctGCGCCGTCGCCTCCGTGAGGGCCCCGGTGGTGGTGCCTCGGATCCAGATCCCCCGGCTGCAGCTTCGCCCCCGCTACTGGTGCTGCTCCAATGCGCGTCCATCCAGCTCGCCGGATCCCATAACTAGGAGGAAAAAGAAGCAGGAAAAACCATGAGAAGAAtcaagaagaggaggaagaaggcggaGGAGGGTGCATGAGGGGGAACAGCGGTGGGCAAGGGACTGACCCAGGAGAGGAGTGGGGGACTGAACTAGAAGCAATCTGATGGATTGGACATCACATTTTAGCAGGGGGGACGGCGGCGGGGGGGAGGGAGGCAAAAGCCTTCGCTGCTGCTGGCttctctctctcactcactctctctctcctCTTGGGCTGGGTGTGTGTGTGGGAGCTTTGGAGAGCaggaggcagcagcagcagaacGGAGGCAGGAAAACAGGATGATAAGAGCAGGATTTGGGATTTAGTGAGGAGAGAGAGTCTGTTTCTCTCCTtgctgctgccgctgccgctgTCAATCTGCGTATGCGTGTAGGCGCAGGGCAGAAAAGAGACAGCTTTTTTTTAGGGAGGAGAGAGactgcttgcttgcttgcttgctctCCCAAGCTGAGCCGAGCGAGGGCTGCTGGCTGGAGCCCAAGGAGTGATTGAGGGCCAACATGGGGGCTGCTGCTCCAGTTGAGCGCGCAGGTTTTGCATGTGTAGCCGGTTACTTTTCTAGTTTTGGAAAATTGGTAGAGACATGATGTGTTCATGTGGTGAAATTTTTTACAGCCAGTTCTGACAGTGTTGGCTCTAGAATTCCGGTGACCAATGCTCAAATTGGAGGCCCAAATGAACGACTGGGAGTTCCAGTCCAGTGGTGCAGCCACATATATGCGGCTTGTACGACTGTGCATTTGGCTCTTTTTTAAGTGTTGCGCCTGTTTTCAAATGCTTGCGTTCTTAGAAATAGGTGGTCCGTCTTGCTTCTAGCCCCACCTTGCTAAAAGTGTTGCCACCAAGATTTTGATCCCTACTTTCCCAGCAAAAATTATGGCATTTTTCCTTTTTGAGGATAAAATAATAATGGCATTCTTGTTGGGCATGGTATGTGGAAAAATCTGGTTGTTCATAGTTTAGTTCCATGACGACGGAGCATATCCATCGGCTCCCCTCTCCTTAATATATTTTCTGTATTGCAGGTTGCCAAAAttgcccctctctctcccttggCGCAAAATTGAGCATGGGCTCATTCTCAACAAATAGAAATGAACATGGCCAAAATTGGAGCGGAATTATATGGAGAGTGGGCAGCGACACTTTCAGCAGGACTTGGCAACCGTATTTATCGGAGCCGTTCTGAGTATGATCGGAGACAAGCTAGTCAAGGCATATTCTATATGCGGGTTGCCAAGAACTTATGGAATGCACTTAAAGCTAAATTGGGCGCAATTCGTGTTGGAAGTGAGATGTATGTCATGAAGTAGTTCCATGAGTACATGATGGTTGAGAACCGCCGTGTTCTAAACCACGCTCATCAGATACAATGAATCGCTAAGGAACTCGACTCCTTAAGTGTGACTTACCGGACAAGTTTCTTGCGGGATGCTACTTCCTCTCTCAAACCAACATGAGTACTTTCACCAAACAAAGTGACGGGTACTTGCATACAAAACACAAGACACTCTTACCATCAACCTTTCAAGAAGGTTGTCAACTTCTTGTCCTGCTAGTTATAAGGGTAAACCGCACGATAAGGTAGGAATTGATAGATAATTAAAATTTTAAAAACAGTACAACAAAGAATAGTATTTTTTGTAGATACTTTCGGTAAACAAAAATAGACccctggggccataggttcaCTAGTGGCATTTCTCCAAGCATATAAATGTAGTGCAGGGAATAAATTAATAAATTACAGTTGGGCAGCGATTAAATCATAATATTTATTTTTATGACTATGATCATTCATGGCATAATCTTGTATAGGCGTTACATCCGTGATACGTAAACCGTTATCTAACTGCATCTACAGCTAATACTCCACCACAACACCGATATTCAACATGCATCTCGAAGTATTAAGTTATTAAAATAAGGACAATGGTATAACATAGACAATAAAACTATCATCTAAGTGCGGTAAAGAAACCATTGTTTTATTCTtagtggcaacaatacaatacatgtcgaaTCCCTTATTGTCACTGAGATCAAATTCAtcacaagattgaacccactactaTGCACCACTTCCTCTAAAGAACCACCTATCAATCTTTGCCAGAGACGACAAATAGATCGGAAAGCATGCATAGCTACTCAATTATACAACAAAGAAACTTCAAAAGATTCAACATAATTCAATGAACAATCTGATCATAAAGCGACAATTCATCATATCCAAATAGACACAACACTGATTACGTCATGCTGATCCCGACCATGTGAGGCAGCTCACGGGTACTTTGCATTGAttcgtgagagagagagagaggatgcCATCTAGCTACTGCAATCGCCCCTAATGTCTTAACAAAACTATCCACACATGACCATGGAGGCAGAAATGTTGATGAAAATGGCTCCGGTGATGGATTCCCCCTCCCGCGGGGTGCTAGAAAAAAGGCCTccagattggatctcctaggaaGAGAAACTTGTGGCGGCGGAAAAAATCAAGAAAAATGGTACTGAGGGTTTCTCGATGTTTGGGATTTATAGGCGAAACAATGTGTGTAAGGCATTGCTTAGGGGGTCCACGCATGTGGCCAGGTGGGCCCTCGggtgcaccccccccccccgcaggcCCTGACACTTTCTAAAATCCTCATGGCTtggaaaaatcatattaaatCTCAGGGATTTTTTACCTCCGTAGATATGGATTATCTGAAAAGTCAAAAACATGCGGAAAACAACAACTGCCTCTGGGCACCGAATTCATAGGTTAGTCAAGAAAAATTGCTACAAAAATATTCCAAAGTGATATTACAATATCATGAAACAATataaaattatagatatgtttgAGACGTATCAGATGCATAATTGCTAAGCCCCCTCCTTCTTGGAGGAACGTTTCTACTTCTCTGAAACATCAGAGAAGTGAATTCTTACTTTTGGATGTCATCGGTCATCCGAGTGTTGAAAAGAATTTAAGAGCAAAGAACTCACACATTAAAGGAGCCGAGGGAACTTCTAGTGACAATGTGGTGGAGAAGAATTTCCACAAGTTCAAGGGAAATTGCATAGTCCAATAGAATACAATCTTCAAGAAGAAGGGTTATAAGAACAACAAGAAAGGGAAGAAATATGGTTAATTCATTTTTGGTGGGATTGCCACTGGGCCTCCAAGTGCTTGCAAAAGTTTAAGAATCCAAGACAGAAGTCCAAATCTATCGAAGTGACCATGAGCAACAATGATAACGGGGCATCTGGGCATAGTAATTTACTAACAGTATTATAGCCCTTTTATATAAGTAAGAGTCACTAGTAcagcgaggtgctatacaaacggtttttatcCCCTTTTTGTGATGGcgtttggaaccgtcgccaagcgAGTGACTGCGATAGGGGGCCCGTctcacacgacccagaaaccgtcggggatagggagccttgatgcatacagttgtccgTATAAAATTGTTTCTaatatctcgaatatcccaaacgcttcatccttgctacttgtttgtgctcgcattgccattgCAGTCAGAGTTCTGTGGTTTTACCTAAAACTAGGCGCACCCCATGCACATTACATGCACAAGAGTTTTCCAA from Triticum urartu cultivar G1812 chromosome 3, Tu2.1, whole genome shotgun sequence encodes:
- the LOC125543236 gene encoding transcription factor PCF5-like — its product is MGDAGQSHHHHGLHTQLLSFGGADHHMHQFTAQAQPPAASQTRARGGRGGEMVPAATPARVRGGGGGEIVAVQGGHIVRSTGRKDRHSKVCTARGPRDRRVRLSAHTAIQFYDVQDRLGYDRPSKAVDWLIKNAKDAIDNLDTLPAWQPTAVAPSASNAAAPPSSSTQPDSADNSDDQAQAITIAHSSFDFAGSGGAGGATGGISFLPPSLDSDSIADTIKSFFPMGGTAGGEPSSSTVAAHSSAMGFQGYTPDLLSRTGSQSQELRLSLQPLPDPMFHHHHQQQQQQEQHRSHGHDGNGTGQQALFPGAASYSFGGGGAMWGEQAASQRMMPWNVADPGGGSTGGYLFNVSQQAAHMQAALSGQSQFFFQRGPLQSSNQPSDRGWPETVEADDNHPMQQQQQQHQGGLNPSVSAIGFGPGVSFSGFRVPARMQGNEEHNGGNGDKPPSVSSASHH